In Chryseobacterium oranimense, a single window of DNA contains:
- a CDS encoding HAD family hydrolase: MKYKNLIFDLDGTLWDSRATIIKIWNDVLNKHRLIKKDLKPEDMNQYMGLLADDILKDMVPGISDQQVFEVLSEIVQEENKILHKYGGILYDGVEKTLKSLAKNHSLFIVSNCQDGYIESFLAFNKFSDLFTDFESYGRTKNPKAENIKLIMERNDLSPENTVYIGDTQTDYNSAKVNQLPFIFCGYGFGKLDTPEYQPSVSNFPDIELYI, encoded by the coding sequence TTGAAATATAAAAATTTAATTTTCGACCTGGACGGGACACTTTGGGATTCCAGAGCCACAATTATCAAAATCTGGAATGATGTATTAAATAAGCACCGTTTAATCAAAAAAGATTTGAAACCTGAAGATATGAATCAATATATGGGTTTACTGGCCGACGATATTTTAAAAGATATGGTTCCCGGAATTTCCGATCAGCAGGTTTTTGAGGTCCTTTCTGAAATTGTACAGGAAGAAAATAAGATCCTTCACAAATATGGTGGCATTCTTTATGACGGTGTAGAAAAAACGCTGAAAAGTCTGGCAAAAAACCACAGCCTTTTTATTGTCAGCAATTGTCAGGACGGATATATAGAATCCTTTTTAGCCTTTAACAAATTCAGTGATCTGTTCACCGACTTTGAATCTTATGGCCGGACAAAGAATCCAAAAGCTGAAAACATCAAGCTGATTATGGAAAGAAATGATTTAAGCCCTGAAAACACAGTTTATATTGGTGATACACAAACTGATTACAATTCTGCAAAAGTGAATCAGCTACCGTTTATTTTCTGTGGATATGGCTTTGGAAAACTGGATACCCCTGAATATCAGCCTTCAGTTTCAAATTTTCCGGATATAGAACTTTATATTTAA
- a CDS encoding Tex family protein, with protein sequence MNTTSYIKQILDIPEKSISNTLQLLAEDCTIPFISRYRKDKTGNLDEVQIEQISKISKQFEEIVKRKESILKSIEEQNALTSELKQRIEESFDIVELEDLYLPFKKRRKTKADAAKEKGLEPLAKIIMSQKNNDLTFLASKYLNNDVPSEEEALQGARDIMAEWINENMYVRKNLRRLFQRKALITSKAVKAKKEEEDAQKFSQYFEWEENISRTPSHRLLAMLRAESEGFVKLNIGIDKEEAIDFIEKAIIKSNNESSEQIALAIKDSYKRLLEPAISNEALQEAKEKADKKAIEIFSENLSQLLLAPPLGEKRILAIDPGYKSGCKVVCLDEKGDLLHNETLYPHAPQNESGMAMKKIRSMVNAYNIEAISIGNGTASRETEFFIKKIAFDKPLQVFVVSEAGASVYSASKIARDEFPSYDVTVRGAVSIGRRLADPLAELVKIDAKSIGVGQYQHDVDQTQLKNELDSTVMKCVNSVGINLNTASKSLLSYVSGIGEKMAENIISYRTENGAFEDRKQLKKVPRLGEKAYQQAAAFVRIANARNPLDNSAVHPEAYGIVEKMAKDLGIKTNELIASKEKTALVKPENYVTEEIGILGIKDILKELEKPGLDPRKAAKVFEFDPNVKSIKDLKPGMILPGIVNNITAFGCFVDMGIKESGLVHISQLKDGFVSDVNEVVKLHQHVRVKVTEVDEARKRVQLSMIL encoded by the coding sequence ATGAACACAACAAGCTATATAAAACAAATTCTTGATATCCCTGAAAAAAGCATCAGCAATACCCTTCAATTATTAGCAGAAGACTGCACCATTCCTTTTATTTCCCGTTACAGAAAAGATAAGACCGGAAACCTTGATGAAGTTCAGATCGAACAGATCTCAAAAATAAGCAAACAGTTTGAAGAAATTGTAAAGCGAAAGGAAAGTATTTTAAAATCAATTGAAGAGCAGAACGCTTTAACCTCTGAATTAAAGCAGAGAATCGAAGAAAGCTTCGATATCGTAGAGCTTGAAGATTTGTATCTGCCCTTCAAAAAACGCAGAAAAACAAAGGCGGATGCTGCAAAAGAAAAAGGTCTGGAGCCTTTAGCAAAGATCATTATGAGCCAGAAAAATAACGATTTGACCTTTCTGGCCTCAAAATACCTCAATAATGATGTTCCTTCTGAAGAAGAAGCGCTTCAGGGAGCAAGAGACATTATGGCGGAATGGATCAACGAAAATATGTATGTGCGTAAAAATCTCCGCCGTCTGTTCCAGCGTAAGGCTCTAATCACTTCCAAAGCCGTTAAAGCCAAAAAAGAGGAAGAAGACGCTCAGAAATTCTCCCAATATTTCGAATGGGAAGAAAATATTAGCAGGACTCCTTCTCACAGGCTTCTCGCTATGCTCAGAGCCGAATCGGAAGGCTTTGTGAAACTGAATATCGGAATTGACAAGGAAGAAGCCATTGATTTTATCGAAAAAGCTATCATTAAATCTAATAATGAAAGTTCAGAACAGATTGCTCTGGCTATAAAAGACAGCTACAAAAGACTTCTGGAGCCTGCTATTTCCAATGAAGCTTTACAGGAAGCTAAAGAAAAAGCCGACAAAAAAGCAATTGAGATATTTTCTGAAAACCTGAGCCAGCTTCTTTTAGCACCACCATTAGGCGAAAAAAGGATTCTGGCAATTGATCCGGGATACAAAAGCGGCTGTAAAGTAGTCTGTCTTGATGAAAAGGGAGACCTTCTGCATAATGAAACCCTCTACCCTCACGCTCCGCAGAATGAAAGCGGAATGGCCATGAAAAAGATCCGTTCTATGGTGAATGCCTACAACATTGAAGCCATCTCGATCGGAAACGGAACGGCAAGCCGTGAAACAGAGTTTTTCATTAAGAAAATCGCTTTCGATAAGCCGTTGCAGGTTTTTGTAGTTTCGGAGGCAGGCGCATCGGTATATTCTGCAAGTAAAATTGCAAGGGATGAATTTCCGTCCTATGATGTGACCGTACGGGGTGCTGTTTCTATCGGAAGAAGGCTGGCTGACCCTCTGGCAGAACTGGTGAAAATTGACGCAAAATCAATCGGTGTAGGGCAATACCAACATGATGTAGACCAGACACAATTGAAAAACGAGCTTGATTCTACCGTAATGAAGTGTGTAAACTCTGTGGGAATCAACTTGAATACTGCAAGCAAATCACTTTTGAGCTATGTTTCAGGAATTGGAGAGAAAATGGCGGAAAATATCATCAGTTACCGGACGGAAAATGGCGCGTTTGAAGACAGGAAGCAATTGAAGAAAGTTCCGAGACTTGGCGAAAAAGCTTATCAGCAGGCAGCCGCCTTTGTAAGAATTGCCAATGCCAGAAACCCACTCGACAATTCTGCCGTACATCCCGAAGCTTATGGAATTGTAGAAAAAATGGCCAAAGATTTGGGGATTAAAACCAATGAACTCATTGCCAGCAAAGAAAAAACAGCTTTGGTGAAACCTGAAAATTATGTGACCGAAGAAATAGGAATTTTAGGCATTAAAGATATTTTAAAAGAGCTTGAAAAGCCGGGATTAGATCCCAGAAAAGCAGCCAAAGTATTTGAATTTGATCCCAATGTAAAAAGCATAAAAGATTTAAAGCCGGGAATGATTCTTCCGGGAATTGTCAATAACATTACAGCTTTCGGATGTTTTGTAGATATGGGAATCAAGGAAAGCGGCCTTGTTCATATTTCCCAGCTGAAAGACGGCTTTGTTTCTGATGTAAACGAAGTGGTAAAGCTTCATCAGCATGTCCGTGTAAAAGTAACGGAAGTAGATGAAGCCAGAAAAAGAGTACAGCTAAGCATGATTTTATAG
- a CDS encoding YceI family protein, whose product MKKLSIIALVGVGLLAASCNKEKSADTAATATEQKVAESKGEVLAVDVATSVVNWKAFHKGGMAPRWGTLNVKSGDLSVEGGQLTAGNFVIDMNTIKVDPASVTEKDKKPGDLEAHLKNPDFFDVAKNPTSDFKITSVTDLKDAPKDAIAGANKTVSGNLTLSGKTMNVTFPAKVDVTDNSASVQAKFTVNRADWGLKFGTSEADPAEWMISKDIEIAVDVKAKK is encoded by the coding sequence ATGAAAAAACTTAGTATAATTGCATTGGTAGGAGTAGGATTGCTTGCAGCATCTTGTAATAAAGAAAAATCAGCAGATACTGCAGCTACAGCTACAGAACAGAAAGTGGCAGAAAGCAAAGGAGAGGTATTGGCAGTGGATGTAGCTACTTCAGTAGTAAATTGGAAAGCTTTCCACAAAGGAGGAATGGCTCCTCGTTGGGGAACACTTAACGTAAAATCAGGAGATCTTAGCGTTGAAGGAGGCCAGCTTACTGCCGGAAACTTTGTAATCGATATGAACACTATCAAAGTAGATCCTGCTTCAGTAACAGAAAAAGATAAAAAACCAGGAGATCTTGAAGCTCACCTGAAAAACCCTGACTTCTTTGATGTAGCGAAAAACCCTACTTCAGATTTCAAAATCACAAGTGTTACAGATCTTAAAGATGCGCCTAAAGATGCAATTGCAGGAGCTAATAAAACAGTAAGCGGAAACCTTACATTATCAGGAAAAACAATGAATGTAACGTTCCCTGCTAAAGTAGATGTAACAGATAATTCAGCTTCTGTTCAGGCTAAATTTACAGTAAACAGAGCAGATTGGGGACTTAAGTTTGGTACTTCAGAAGCAGATCCTGCTGAATGGATGATCAGCAAAGACATCGAAATTGCTGTTGATGTTAAGGCTAAAAAATAA
- a CDS encoding GIY-YIG nuclease family protein: protein MLLCADGSYYTGSTNNLERRIFQHQAGESSNHTKKRLPIKLIYFEEYERIDLAFYREKQVRAGALGKKKL, encoded by the coding sequence GTGTTATTATGTGCTGACGGAAGTTATTATACCGGAAGTACAAATAATCTTGAACGCAGAATCTTTCAGCATCAGGCAGGGGAGAGTTCGAATCATACGAAAAAAAGACTTCCAATTAAACTTATCTATTTTGAAGAGTATGAACGTATTGATCTTGCTTTTTACCGGGAGAAACAGGTAAGGGCTGGAGCCTTAGGAAAAAAGAAGCTTTGA
- a CDS encoding DUF1294 domain-containing protein, with the protein MIILYILLTLNLFSFIVFGWDKRLSVKHKRRIPESTLLGITFIGGTVGAVLGMLIFRHKISKISFLVKFGLVVLIQVVVIYWFWNNGQIRDLI; encoded by the coding sequence ATGATCATTTTATATATCCTGCTTACATTAAACCTGTTTTCGTTCATCGTTTTTGGATGGGACAAGAGGCTTTCAGTCAAACATAAAAGAAGAATACCGGAAAGTACACTTTTAGGAATAACTTTTATAGGAGGAACTGTGGGAGCGGTTTTAGGAATGCTTATTTTCAGGCATAAAATTTCAAAAATTTCTTTTTTGGTGAAATTTGGACTGGTGGTTCTGATTCAAGTAGTGGTTATTTATTGGTTTTGGAATAATGGACAGATCCGGGATCTTATCTGA
- a CDS encoding glycoside hydrolase family 55 protein, whose amino-acid sequence MIFTNEFFSPTSTIADQNLIELIDEFTFEPHIYIQYAPTSSPPFVDGIIRRERNNIHYVNKTVSDNSKPIDIGVFGAKGDGSTDDTESINKAVLYLSKIGGGALSFNGNKKYLVSGPIFITNKVNFYCNGATFIGNGENTIVKTAYLENSVLVSNHQTSSETHIITFAQIKDANFENCAIGLDFFNFCHGSSLENIKFTNCKVSWKFLNCFYTTVKNVMSSGQNNNEYVYQFLGQNNALLLERVSATKDFGFLFQGGTTATTLISPTVEGGQTGLKFKDDCLGIIIKGIYAEGIFNAIDLSDVQYGNFEITGGYFNYVDKPLIGVKAPVQNAPTAGEITGEWRNNTIVNIGGSLPVKDEYGSIIGYNTYDGLMDVSQPRNYIHYILPTFEGNGNLPPNWIVGDFSLVTTYGQVKATDTKAIGNVKRQFGVIPVTRSGDVGDGKEGFIPDCTHELIGNDPSDFGIKIRTKIKFQEYMMFAKYNIYVATYSLGRWFYGDIFGKNLSAKDVGNSQVTSIENENGFLVIKITGFNEPNLGYILQGNVQLIV is encoded by the coding sequence ATGATTTTTACTAATGAATTTTTCTCACCAACGAGCACTATTGCAGATCAAAACCTTATAGAACTGATCGATGAATTTACTTTTGAACCTCATATTTATATACAATATGCCCCGACCTCTTCTCCTCCTTTTGTGGATGGAATTATTCGCAGGGAAAGAAATAATATTCACTATGTGAACAAAACGGTTTCTGACAACAGCAAACCTATAGACATAGGTGTTTTCGGAGCGAAAGGTGACGGAAGTACAGATGATACCGAAAGCATTAATAAAGCGGTCTTATATTTATCTAAAATCGGAGGAGGTGCTTTAAGTTTTAACGGTAACAAGAAATATTTAGTTTCAGGACCAATATTTATTACTAATAAAGTAAATTTTTATTGTAATGGAGCCACATTTATTGGCAATGGAGAAAATACCATTGTGAAAACAGCATACCTGGAAAATAGTGTTTTAGTTAGCAACCACCAGACCAGTTCAGAAACTCATATTATCACTTTTGCTCAAATAAAAGATGCTAATTTTGAAAATTGTGCAATAGGTTTGGATTTCTTTAATTTTTGCCATGGCTCAAGCTTAGAGAATATTAAGTTTACCAATTGTAAAGTTTCCTGGAAATTTTTAAATTGTTTTTACACTACTGTTAAAAACGTTATGTCATCCGGCCAAAATAACAATGAATATGTCTATCAATTTTTAGGACAAAATAATGCCCTTTTATTAGAAAGAGTGTCGGCAACTAAAGATTTTGGATTTTTATTTCAAGGTGGAACTACCGCTACAACATTAATTTCACCAACTGTAGAAGGAGGACAAACCGGACTAAAGTTTAAAGATGATTGCTTAGGAATCATTATTAAAGGAATATATGCAGAAGGAATATTCAATGCCATCGATTTATCTGATGTTCAGTATGGTAACTTTGAAATTACCGGAGGATATTTTAACTATGTTGATAAACCTCTGATTGGAGTGAAAGCCCCCGTTCAGAATGCACCCACAGCCGGAGAAATTACAGGTGAATGGAGAAATAATACCATCGTAAACATTGGTGGAAGTCTTCCGGTCAAAGATGAATATGGATCAATAATAGGATATAATACATATGATGGTTTGATGGATGTTTCCCAACCCAGAAATTACATTCATTATATTCTCCCAACATTCGAAGGTAACGGAAATTTACCCCCTAATTGGATTGTAGGAGATTTCAGTCTTGTAACCACATATGGGCAGGTCAAAGCTACTGACACCAAAGCTATCGGCAACGTAAAAAGACAGTTCGGAGTAATTCCTGTAACAAGGAGTGGTGATGTTGGAGATGGAAAAGAAGGTTTTATTCCAGATTGTACCCATGAGCTTATTGGAAATGATCCTTCCGATTTCGGAATAAAAATTAGAACAAAGATCAAATTCCAGGAATACATGATGTTTGCCAAGTACAACATCTATGTAGCAACCTATTCTTTGGGAAGATGGTTTTACGGTGATATTTTTGGCAAAAACCTGTCTGCAAAAGACGTTGGAAATTCGCAGGTAACCTCTATTGAAAATGAAAACGGATTTCTGGTCATTAAAATAACCGGATTCAATGAGCCCAATCTCGGTTATATCCTTCAGGGTAACGTACAACTTATTGTTTAA
- a CDS encoding glycoside hydrolase family 55 protein, with protein sequence MATIELNDQFTNEWTVFEEAEYKYYDHNPNAVPPLITPPPITIDDCDGIIYKNIDDKYYRRVLVDDTVNVKWFGAKGDGETDDTEAIKNAIESFHSVRFDRGQYIINSTIEIPMEFSGLSISGSGSDIWDKNSTILTTKNSNTLFRGAVGLNTFKISNLIFDGKHNSNATTSGTIAMDFTEGGGLILDRVVVKNFSEYGLYSKRGLLRIENCYFRDNKVGAQIYSDSSISNSEFAAGDIPLRLVAGGNRLVNVWCNSGKISCLDIEPLDTNTGHQNTSITNLYIGEVDSPTEAYAIRIRGNDIKRVQQVQISNSFFVHATGNSINGLVYADKADEIILNGINVLGKGLYSTANDYTSHFIKGINSNRITISSSVINGINKNAIYQGSNCYDWEIFNNTFNNCGDHIAVNDEGANIYVAETLGRTSVIGNKFLVASGSSVPYAAYVSSIDSLNWDSNFISYPNAIIVKDPTYTGSSENNFSGSFYRNGNDFKTINKAALTASYFDHGFIRPNKNLKHAQFFYDNNLRKPIWYDGLDSTWKDSTGTVV encoded by the coding sequence ATGGCAACAATTGAATTAAATGACCAGTTTACCAATGAATGGACAGTTTTTGAGGAAGCTGAATATAAGTATTATGATCACAATCCGAACGCTGTACCTCCTCTTATTACTCCTCCTCCGATTACCATAGATGATTGCGATGGGATTATCTACAAAAATATTGATGATAAGTATTACAGAAGAGTATTGGTTGATGACACGGTAAATGTAAAGTGGTTTGGAGCTAAGGGTGATGGTGAAACAGATGACACAGAAGCGATAAAAAACGCCATTGAATCTTTCCATTCAGTAAGATTCGACCGTGGTCAATATATCATCAATTCTACTATTGAAATTCCGATGGAATTTTCAGGACTCAGCATTTCAGGAAGCGGCAGTGATATATGGGATAAAAACAGCACTATTCTTACAACAAAAAACTCAAATACGCTTTTTAGAGGTGCAGTAGGGCTAAATACTTTCAAAATTTCAAACCTTATTTTTGACGGAAAACATAATAGTAATGCCACTACATCAGGAACTATTGCCATGGATTTTACTGAAGGTGGCGGATTAATTCTGGACAGAGTAGTGGTAAAAAATTTCTCTGAATATGGTTTATATTCCAAAAGAGGTCTATTAAGAATAGAAAACTGTTATTTCCGGGATAATAAAGTTGGTGCTCAAATCTATTCGGACAGCAGTATCTCCAATTCTGAATTCGCTGCAGGAGATATTCCTTTAAGACTGGTTGCCGGAGGTAACAGATTAGTCAACGTATGGTGTAATTCCGGAAAGATCTCATGTCTGGATATCGAACCTCTGGATACCAATACAGGTCATCAAAACACGTCTATCACTAATTTATATATTGGTGAAGTGGATAGTCCAACCGAAGCGTATGCTATTCGAATCAGAGGTAATGATATTAAAAGAGTACAACAGGTTCAGATCAGCAATTCATTCTTCGTTCATGCTACCGGTAACTCAATAAACGGACTTGTGTATGCAGACAAAGCTGACGAAATTATTCTGAATGGTATCAATGTTTTAGGTAAAGGCCTATACTCAACGGCAAATGACTACACCAGTCATTTTATTAAAGGAATTAATTCCAATAGAATTACAATTTCCTCAAGTGTCATTAATGGTATCAATAAAAATGCTATATATCAAGGAAGTAATTGCTATGATTGGGAAATATTTAACAATACCTTCAATAACTGTGGTGATCATATTGCAGTTAATGATGAAGGAGCAAACATTTACGTAGCTGAAACACTGGGAAGAACCTCCGTGATTGGCAACAAGTTTCTAGTGGCAAGCGGAAGTTCCGTTCCATATGCTGCCTATGTTTCCAGTATTGACAGCTTGAACTGGGATAGCAATTTCATTTCTTATCCTAACGCCATCATTGTAAAAGACCCAACTTATACCGGTTCGTCTGAAAACAATTTTTCCGGTTCTTTTTATAGAAATGGAAATGACTTTAAAACAATAAACAAAGCAGCTTTGACAGCCAGTTATTTCGATCATGGATTTATACGTCCGAACAAAAACTTAAAACATGCACAATTCTTTTACGACAATAATCTCAGAAAACCAATTTGGTATGATGGTCTGGATTCAACGTGGAAAGATAGCACAGGAACAGTAGTATAA
- the typA gene encoding translational GTPase TypA, whose protein sequence is MQNIRNIAIIAHVDHGKTTLVDKIIHATNIFRENQESGELIMDNNDLERERGITILSKNISVTYKDTKINVIDTPGHADFGGEVERVLKMADGVILLVDAFEGPMPQTRFVLQKALELGLRPLVVINKVDKPNCRPDEVHDQVFDLFFNLEATEEQLDFPTFYGSSKQGWFNTSLEQTEDILPLLDGILQYVPAPKVTEGNLQMQITSLDFSSFLGRIAIGKVTRGELKESQWIGLAQADGKVVKGKVKELYVFEGLGKKKVTEVQAGDICAVVGFDSFQIGDSFVDLENPEPLERTAIDEPTLNMTFSINNSPFFGKDGKYVTSNHLKERLTKELEKNLALRVQQTDDANTFLVFGRGILHLSVLIETMRREGYEMTIGQPQVILREIDGEKCEPYESLVVDVPEEYASRVIDLATQRKGDLHIMETKGEMQHMEFEIPSRGLIGLRSQMLTATAGEAIMAHRFTEYKPFKGAIPGRNNGVLISKTQGPATEYSIAKLQDRGKFFVDPGEEIYAGMIIGEQNKPGDLVVNIVEAKQLNNMRASGKDKDTGVAPKILFSLEECMEYIQGDEAIEVTPNFIRMRKKLLSEEERKRVERSAKA, encoded by the coding sequence ATGCAAAACATTAGAAATATTGCGATTATCGCACACGTTGACCACGGGAAGACGACTTTGGTTGACAAGATTATTCATGCTACAAACATTTTCAGAGAAAATCAGGAAAGTGGAGAATTAATAATGGATAACAATGACCTTGAAAGAGAAAGAGGGATTACGATCTTATCCAAAAATATTTCTGTTACCTATAAAGACACTAAAATTAATGTAATCGACACTCCGGGTCACGCCGATTTCGGTGGTGAGGTAGAAAGAGTTTTGAAGATGGCGGATGGGGTAATTCTATTGGTTGATGCCTTTGAAGGACCTATGCCTCAGACAAGATTCGTGCTTCAGAAAGCATTGGAATTAGGACTTAGACCTTTAGTGGTGATCAACAAAGTAGATAAACCAAACTGTCGTCCGGACGAAGTTCACGATCAGGTATTCGACTTATTCTTCAACCTTGAAGCTACTGAAGAACAATTGGATTTCCCAACGTTCTACGGATCTTCAAAACAAGGTTGGTTCAACACATCATTAGAGCAAACTGAAGATATTTTACCATTATTAGATGGGATTTTACAATATGTTCCTGCACCGAAAGTAACGGAAGGTAACCTTCAGATGCAGATTACTTCACTGGATTTCTCTTCATTCTTAGGAAGAATTGCAATCGGGAAAGTAACAAGAGGAGAACTTAAAGAATCTCAATGGATTGGTCTTGCACAGGCAGACGGAAAAGTGGTAAAAGGAAAAGTAAAGGAGCTTTATGTTTTCGAAGGTTTAGGAAAGAAAAAAGTAACTGAAGTACAGGCAGGAGATATCTGTGCTGTTGTTGGTTTTGATTCATTCCAGATCGGGGATTCATTTGTAGATCTTGAAAATCCTGAGCCATTGGAAAGAACTGCTATTGATGAGCCTACACTGAACATGACGTTCTCCATCAACAATTCACCTTTCTTCGGGAAAGACGGTAAATATGTAACTTCCAACCACCTTAAAGAAAGATTGACAAAAGAACTTGAGAAAAACCTTGCATTAAGAGTTCAGCAAACTGATGATGCTAATACATTCCTTGTTTTTGGTAGAGGTATTCTTCACTTGTCAGTTTTGATCGAAACGATGAGAAGAGAAGGTTACGAAATGACTATCGGTCAGCCACAGGTTATCCTTAGAGAAATTGACGGTGAGAAATGTGAGCCTTACGAATCTTTGGTTGTTGATGTTCCTGAAGAATATGCTTCAAGAGTTATTGACTTGGCAACTCAGAGAAAAGGTGACCTTCACATTATGGAAACTAAAGGTGAAATGCAGCATATGGAATTCGAAATTCCTTCAAGAGGTTTGATCGGGCTACGTTCTCAGATGTTAACTGCTACTGCTGGTGAGGCTATTATGGCTCACCGTTTCACAGAATATAAGCCTTTCAAAGGGGCAATTCCTGGAAGAAATAACGGGGTATTGATCAGCAAAACTCAAGGTCCTGCTACAGAATATTCTATCGCTAAACTACAGGACAGAGGTAAATTCTTCGTTGATCCGGGTGAGGAAATCTATGCAGGAATGATCATAGGTGAACAAAACAAGCCTGGAGACCTGGTGGTAAACATCGTGGAAGCAAAACAGCTGAACAACATGAGAGCTTCAGGAAAAGACAAAGATACAGGTGTTGCACCTAAAATCTTATTCTCACTGGAAGAATGTATGGAATATATTCAGGGTGATGAAGCCATTGAAGTAACTCCAAACTTCATCAGAATGAGAAAGAAACTACTTTCCGAAGAAGAAAGAAAAAGAGTAGAAAGATCTGCGAAAGCATAA
- a CDS encoding bacteriocin-like protein: MKNLKKISRVYLKNITGNGGDLDEACCEGSDGGGSGCKQCVSCPNRQGSQSCYTDPNGNCQKASSMAAALC, translated from the coding sequence ATGAAAAATTTGAAAAAAATTTCGAGAGTTTACTTAAAAAATATTACAGGTAATGGAGGAGATCTTGATGAAGCTTGTTGTGAAGGAAGTGACGGAGGAGGCAGTGGTTGCAAACAATGTGTATCTTGCCCTAATAGGCAGGGAAGTCAATCTTGTTATACAGATCCAAATGGAAATTGTCAAAAAGCTTCAAGTATGGCAGCGGCATTATGTTAG